From Linepithema humile isolate Giens D197 chromosome 8, Lhum_UNIL_v1.0, whole genome shotgun sequence, one genomic window encodes:
- the LOC105674340 gene encoding zinc finger BED domain-containing protein 4-like isoform X2 codes for MACIIRFDLASLTVISCLGSRFGYLFSTVKMDITSTSKSKTNDEVEEENTVCDTNLPAILNGKYFKIIKVDQDRSKVKAMCLTCKKQNKQIVLSGSLRATTNFKMHLKRVHKSILKEYDQYKIETKIKGPRETRKHKTDTDDTDTSKLKQMKLFDPKRQNISQQKKIEENILRYIVGSMKPLSTVDDPNFIKIFADINSDLEIPSRRTLGRRIDGDYNRAVEHLKQTLQNVNYISTTADIWSTKHKSFIGVIAHWITQDLKRCSCVLDCRRFKGTHSYDRIAEMLLDIFSEYGLKHEQIVSTITDNGSNFVKAFAEFGITHDNLSIDAVDNSDEEEEETIEFVIISDESNSAKYQTSTPYLSMNLITSRIHHPLFGKCTALWNASRRPKTSEIIHDALGCSLTYPCPTRWNSLYDATIQLLKYKTKLNDLNSKLNLCAFKEIELEYLEEFCLLMKPIATALDYLQKETDCFYGQLLPTLFSLKQRLQNLQEQNLQHTGFVLSNLLTSLHKRFAKFFELSPEVNEAIIASCFHPSFKLKWLSESLESERRRIQNLCVNSMETMETSMSEQATSPTSDTDKDFFIFSCPKTEKQQSQQQLEFVSFLNDKSKSLSSLNNYPSVKKLFIRFNTSLCSSAAVERLFSFAGFIQSPSRRSLSDKCFQKLIFLKGNHTYLNKNV; via the exons GGTTTGGTTATCTCTTCTCAACTGTTAAAATGGATATTACAAGTACATCcaaaagtaaaacaaatgaTGAAGTCGAAGAAGAGAATACTGTTTGTGATACAAATTTGCCTGCTATTCTAAAtggcaaatatttcaaaattattaaagtagaTCAAGATCGTAGCAAGGTGAAAGCAATGTGTTTAACCtgcaagaaacaaaataaacaaattgtcTTAAGCGGTTCTTTAAGAGCTacaacaaatttcaaaatgcatttaaaa cgtGTACACAAATCCATTTTAAAGGAATATGAtcaatacaaaattgaaactaAAATAAAGGGTCCAAGAGAAAcaagaaaacataaaacagATACAGACGATACAGatacttcaaaattaaaacaaatgaaattatttgatcCAAAAAGACAAAACATATCAcagcagaaaaaaattgaagaaaatattcttcgaTACATTGTTGGTAGTATGAAACCACTATCAACTGTTGATGatccaaattttataaaaatatttgcag atattaacTCTGACTTAGAAATACCATCACGACGTACTCTTGGCAGAAGAATTGATGGTGATTATAATCGTGCTGTGGAACATTTAAAACAGActttacaaaatgttaattatatttctacaacTGCCGACATATGGTCAACTAagcataaaagttttataggcGTTATTGCGCATtgg ataactCAAGATCTGAAACGCTGCAGTTGTGTCTTAGATTGTCGCAGATTTAAAGGAACGCACTCATATGATCGAATAGCTGAAATGttgttagatattttttcagaatatggTTTAAAGCATGAGCAAATAGTGTCTACAATAACCGATAATGGTTCTAATTTTGTTAAAGCTTTTGCAGAATTTGGAATTACACACG ATAATTTAAGTATAGACGCTGTAGACAATAGtgatgaagaagaagaggaaacaATTGAATTCGTAATCATTTCTGATGAAAGTAATAGTGCAAAATATCAAACATCAACACCATATTTGTCAATGAACTTGAtaa CATCTAGAATTCACCATCCATTGTTTGGCAAATGCACTGCATTATGGAATGCATCACGACGACCAAAAACTTCAGAAATAATTCATGATGCTTTAGGTTGCAGTTTAACCTACCCTTGTCCTACCAGATGGAATTCTTTATATGACGCAACAATTcagcttttaaaatataaaacaaagttaaacgatttaaattcaaaattgaatttatgtgCTTTCAAGGAGATCGAATTGGAGTATTTAGAAgaattttgtcttttaatgAAACCTATAGCAACAGCGCTGGATTATCTTCAGAAAGAAACAGATTGTTTTTATGGTCAGTTGTTGCCTACATTATTTTCGTTAAAACAACGACTGCAAAATCTTCAGGAACAAAATCTGCAACACACTGGTTTTGTTCTATCTAATTTACTAACTTCTTTGCATAAGCgattcgcaaaattttttgaattgtcCCCAGAAGTGAATGAAGCAATTATTGCTTCATGTTTTCATCCATCATTCAAATTGAAATGGTTGTCAGAAAGTTTAGAATCTGAAAGAAGACGCATTCAAAATTTATGCGTTAATTCTATGGAAACAATGGAAACTAGTATGTCTGAACAGGCTACTAGTCCTACTAGTGATAcagataaagatttttttattttttcttgtccAAAAACAGAAAAACAACAATCTCAACAGCAATTAGAGtttgtatcatttttaaatgataaatcaaagtctttatcttctttaaacaattacccatctgtgaaaaaattatttataagatttaacACGAGCTTATGTTCTTCTGCAGCTGTGGAGAGGCTATTTTCTTTTGCAGGATTTATTCAATCGCCTTCAAGACGATCACTTTCagataaatgttttcaaaaattaatttttttaaaaggaaatcacacttatttaaataaaaatgtgtga
- the LOC105674340 gene encoding zinc finger BED domain-containing protein 4-like isoform X1, with protein sequence MACIIRFDLASLTVISCLGSRFGYLFSTVKMDITSTSKSKTNDEVEEENTVCDTNLPAILNGKYFKIIKVDQDRSKVKAMCLTCKKQNKQIVLSGSLRATTNFKMHLKRVHKSILKEYDQYKIETKIKGPRETRKHKTDTDDTDTSKLKQMKLFDPKRQNISQQKKIEENILRYIVGSMKPLSTVDDPNFIKIFADINSDLEIPSRRTLGRRIDGDYNRAVEHLKQTLQNVNYISTTADIWSTKHKSFIGVIAHWITQDLKRCSCVLDCRRFKGTHSYDRIAEMLLDIFSEYGLKHEQIVSTITDNGSNFVKAFAEFGITHDNLSIDAVDNSDEEEEETIEFVIISDESNSAKYQTSTPYLSMNLISNNNNILLPHHLRCASHTLNLLATTDFHNALKNSTASRIHHPLFGKCTALWNASRRPKTSEIIHDALGCSLTYPCPTRWNSLYDATIQLLKYKTKLNDLNSKLNLCAFKEIELEYLEEFCLLMKPIATALDYLQKETDCFYGQLLPTLFSLKQRLQNLQEQNLQHTGFVLSNLLTSLHKRFAKFFELSPEVNEAIIASCFHPSFKLKWLSESLESERRRIQNLCVNSMETMETSMSEQATSPTSDTDKDFFIFSCPKTEKQQSQQQLEFVSFLNDKSKSLSSLNNYPSVKKLFIRFNTSLCSSAAVERLFSFAGFIQSPSRRSLSDKCFQKLIFLKGNHTYLNKNV encoded by the exons GGTTTGGTTATCTCTTCTCAACTGTTAAAATGGATATTACAAGTACATCcaaaagtaaaacaaatgaTGAAGTCGAAGAAGAGAATACTGTTTGTGATACAAATTTGCCTGCTATTCTAAAtggcaaatatttcaaaattattaaagtagaTCAAGATCGTAGCAAGGTGAAAGCAATGTGTTTAACCtgcaagaaacaaaataaacaaattgtcTTAAGCGGTTCTTTAAGAGCTacaacaaatttcaaaatgcatttaaaa cgtGTACACAAATCCATTTTAAAGGAATATGAtcaatacaaaattgaaactaAAATAAAGGGTCCAAGAGAAAcaagaaaacataaaacagATACAGACGATACAGatacttcaaaattaaaacaaatgaaattatttgatcCAAAAAGACAAAACATATCAcagcagaaaaaaattgaagaaaatattcttcgaTACATTGTTGGTAGTATGAAACCACTATCAACTGTTGATGatccaaattttataaaaatatttgcag atattaacTCTGACTTAGAAATACCATCACGACGTACTCTTGGCAGAAGAATTGATGGTGATTATAATCGTGCTGTGGAACATTTAAAACAGActttacaaaatgttaattatatttctacaacTGCCGACATATGGTCAACTAagcataaaagttttataggcGTTATTGCGCATtgg ataactCAAGATCTGAAACGCTGCAGTTGTGTCTTAGATTGTCGCAGATTTAAAGGAACGCACTCATATGATCGAATAGCTGAAATGttgttagatattttttcagaatatggTTTAAAGCATGAGCAAATAGTGTCTACAATAACCGATAATGGTTCTAATTTTGTTAAAGCTTTTGCAGAATTTGGAATTACACACG ATAATTTAAGTATAGACGCTGTAGACAATAGtgatgaagaagaagaggaaacaATTGAATTCGTAATCATTTCTGATGAAAGTAATAGTGCAAAATATCAAACATCAACACCATATTTGTCAATGAACTTGAtaagtaataacaataatattttgttaccaCATCATTTAAGATGTGCAAGTCATACTTTGAATTTGTTGGCAACAACTGATTTTCACAATGCACTTAAAAATTCTACAGCATCTAGAATTCACCATCCATTGTTTGGCAAATGCACTGCATTATGGAATGCATCACGACGACCAAAAACTTCAGAAATAATTCATGATGCTTTAGGTTGCAGTTTAACCTACCCTTGTCCTACCAGATGGAATTCTTTATATGACGCAACAATTcagcttttaaaatataaaacaaagttaaacgatttaaattcaaaattgaatttatgtgCTTTCAAGGAGATCGAATTGGAGTATTTAGAAgaattttgtcttttaatgAAACCTATAGCAACAGCGCTGGATTATCTTCAGAAAGAAACAGATTGTTTTTATGGTCAGTTGTTGCCTACATTATTTTCGTTAAAACAACGACTGCAAAATCTTCAGGAACAAAATCTGCAACACACTGGTTTTGTTCTATCTAATTTACTAACTTCTTTGCATAAGCgattcgcaaaattttttgaattgtcCCCAGAAGTGAATGAAGCAATTATTGCTTCATGTTTTCATCCATCATTCAAATTGAAATGGTTGTCAGAAAGTTTAGAATCTGAAAGAAGACGCATTCAAAATTTATGCGTTAATTCTATGGAAACAATGGAAACTAGTATGTCTGAACAGGCTACTAGTCCTACTAGTGATAcagataaagatttttttattttttcttgtccAAAAACAGAAAAACAACAATCTCAACAGCAATTAGAGtttgtatcatttttaaatgataaatcaaagtctttatcttctttaaacaattacccatctgtgaaaaaattatttataagatttaacACGAGCTTATGTTCTTCTGCAGCTGTGGAGAGGCTATTTTCTTTTGCAGGATTTATTCAATCGCCTTCAAGACGATCACTTTCagataaatgttttcaaaaattaatttttttaaaaggaaatcacacttatttaaataaaaatgtgtga